One genomic segment of Candidatus Tanganyikabacteria bacterium includes these proteins:
- a CDS encoding PaaI family thioesterase, with translation MGTMKQLPWHGPCFTCGPTPGGGMATRYFEREDGEIVAEVTLTEEQQGAPGHAHGGSLAAILDEAMGWAVWRAGHRALAAHLEFDYRHPTPLGVPLEARARLVGKGGRSVRAEGEIRLPDGRVSAQSKGVFVDLGDRFDESFGTRWGAPQPGA, from the coding sequence TTGGGCACGATGAAGCAACTCCCGTGGCACGGCCCCTGTTTCACGTGCGGCCCCACGCCCGGCGGCGGCATGGCCACCAGGTACTTCGAACGGGAAGACGGCGAAATCGTCGCGGAAGTCACCCTCACCGAGGAGCAGCAAGGCGCGCCCGGGCATGCCCACGGGGGCTCGCTGGCGGCCATCCTGGACGAGGCGATGGGCTGGGCGGTCTGGCGGGCAGGCCACCGGGCCCTGGCTGCTCACCTCGAGTTCGACTACCGGCACCCCACGCCGCTGGGCGTGCCGCTGGAGGCGCGGGCGCGCCTGGTCGGCAAGGGCGGCCGGTCGGTGCGCGCCGAGGGCGAGATCCGCCTGCCGGACGGCCGCGTGAGCGCCCAGTCGAAGGGGGTGTTCGTGGACCTGGGCGATCGTTTCGACGAGAGCTTCGGCACGCGCTGGGGCGCCCCGCAGCCTGGAGCCTAG
- a CDS encoding tetratricopeptide repeat protein, translating to MPDRLIVRRKLRVPLLPPGHLRRDRLLEALRHGAAEGKRLTLVHGSPGFGKSTLVADYAGWAGLPVVWYNLAESDADPVVFLEHLSAGLEGRFPDLSGEPLALLRASGSSGAALAGAVGLLCDELAARGRGPLLLVLDDFHAVEQFNPAIRDAAEALVEYFPQDAQLVLVSRTQPALNLPRLRVRQQLVEVGPPELKFAPGEIARLFADQAGIVLEGADLEAVAGHTEGWIASVLLALRAGAPLRPAELSEQLGDYLFEEVYDRQDAALKRFLLGACLLPLIEGGLCAELLGVGDPRRYLVALWEKNLFVNLVATADGGTAYQFHPIFRDFLRERAARELPRDELRAVHLGVADRLAAEAPVEALDHVLAAGDGARAIALVHEKGWHLLRAGRIETLAQLLARLPRDLADGAQLLAGEVARARGDFDGALECYARGRVLAEAAGEPRGQGLSLALGAAVLGARGDPRSEEWAAQALELLPAEEAFGRAMAHNAIAVRRLFGDRTEEALREFDRAQASYEACGDSAGQARVLHNKGLAHVRLGRFTQAVADYRDSIRLSEREGRWALPMTFNNLALVWGYLGQFDQALADATRALELARQLQARRDESFVLWTLGEVHLRRGHHREAQEYFAQARDCAIALGDRPGEALALAGTATVELAEGRTDRAMALLRQASELRGIREDDPTLGDLVYPLAKAHLAAGDREEAARLLAPALAYLEDRGYMYRLVQVLFDLARATGDGRHLARARELGERHGYQHLIARESAEAVPAVTAAEPAAPAIAIRTFGAFRVEIDGREIGAKEWRGFKTKQILAYLLCNRRGATKDELSELFYSDQDTTRSAIHVLISRLRQALEPGLDKTQTSRFVRFVGGRYVFNFDIAYWWDVREFEYHLGRGRDAGLPAEERGEALRRAVELYTGPHLAEFQLEAWCQVESEHYRRKVEGAFELLLAEAGRAGRHDQQLELAERHLALDATSERAHQAKIAALAGLGHRDAALRHYQTMEQILAKELGLKPSEDTVALHRRILAGQA from the coding sequence GTGCCTGACCGCCTGATCGTGCGCCGGAAGTTGCGGGTGCCGCTCCTTCCGCCCGGGCACCTGCGGCGCGATCGGCTGCTGGAAGCGCTGCGCCACGGCGCCGCCGAGGGCAAGCGGCTGACGCTGGTCCACGGCTCGCCGGGGTTCGGGAAGTCCACGCTGGTGGCCGACTACGCCGGCTGGGCCGGCCTGCCCGTGGTCTGGTACAACCTGGCCGAGTCGGACGCCGACCCGGTGGTCTTCCTCGAGCACCTGTCGGCCGGCCTCGAGGGCCGTTTCCCCGACCTGTCGGGCGAACCGCTGGCGCTCCTGCGGGCTTCGGGGAGTTCGGGCGCGGCGCTGGCCGGCGCCGTGGGGCTCCTGTGCGACGAACTCGCGGCCCGCGGCCGCGGGCCGCTCCTGCTGGTGCTCGACGACTTCCACGCGGTCGAGCAGTTCAACCCCGCCATCCGCGACGCCGCCGAGGCGCTGGTCGAGTACTTCCCACAGGATGCGCAACTGGTGCTGGTGTCGCGCACGCAGCCGGCGCTCAACCTGCCGCGGCTGCGCGTGCGGCAGCAACTGGTGGAGGTCGGGCCGCCGGAGCTGAAGTTCGCCCCGGGCGAGATCGCCCGGCTCTTCGCCGACCAGGCCGGCATCGTGCTGGAGGGCGCCGATCTGGAAGCCGTGGCGGGCCACACCGAGGGCTGGATCGCCAGCGTCCTGCTCGCCCTGCGGGCGGGCGCGCCGCTGCGGCCGGCCGAGCTCTCCGAGCAACTCGGCGACTACCTGTTCGAGGAGGTCTACGACCGCCAGGATGCGGCTCTCAAGCGCTTCCTGCTGGGCGCCTGCCTGCTCCCGCTGATCGAGGGCGGGCTTTGCGCGGAGCTGCTGGGCGTCGGCGATCCCCGGCGGTACCTGGTGGCGCTCTGGGAGAAGAACCTCTTCGTCAACCTGGTGGCCACCGCCGACGGCGGCACGGCCTACCAGTTCCATCCCATCTTCCGCGACTTCCTGCGGGAGCGCGCCGCGCGCGAACTGCCGCGCGACGAACTGCGCGCCGTCCACCTGGGCGTGGCCGACAGACTGGCCGCCGAGGCGCCGGTCGAGGCCCTCGACCACGTGCTGGCCGCGGGCGACGGGGCGCGAGCGATCGCCCTGGTCCACGAGAAGGGCTGGCACTTGCTGCGGGCCGGCCGTATCGAGACCCTGGCGCAACTGCTAGCGCGCTTGCCGCGCGACCTGGCGGACGGGGCGCAGTTGCTGGCAGGCGAGGTGGCGCGGGCCCGCGGCGATTTCGACGGCGCGCTCGAATGCTACGCCCGGGGGCGCGTGCTGGCGGAAGCCGCCGGCGAGCCGCGCGGCCAGGGACTCTCCCTGGCGCTGGGCGCGGCCGTGCTGGGGGCGCGGGGCGATCCGCGGTCGGAGGAGTGGGCGGCGCAGGCGCTGGAGCTGCTGCCGGCCGAGGAGGCCTTCGGCCGGGCCATGGCGCACAACGCCATCGCCGTGCGCCGCCTGTTCGGCGACCGCACCGAGGAGGCCCTGCGCGAGTTCGACCGCGCGCAGGCGAGCTACGAGGCCTGCGGGGACTCGGCCGGGCAGGCGCGAGTGCTGCACAACAAGGGCCTCGCGCACGTGCGCCTGGGCCGGTTCACGCAAGCCGTCGCCGACTACCGCGATTCCATCCGGCTCTCCGAGCGCGAGGGGCGCTGGGCGCTGCCGATGACCTTCAACAACCTCGCGCTGGTGTGGGGCTACCTCGGGCAATTCGACCAGGCGCTGGCCGACGCGACGCGGGCGCTGGAACTCGCCCGGCAGCTCCAGGCCCGGCGGGACGAGAGCTTCGTGCTGTGGACCCTGGGCGAGGTCCACCTGCGGCGCGGCCATCACCGCGAAGCCCAGGAGTACTTCGCGCAGGCGCGTGACTGCGCCATCGCGCTGGGCGATCGGCCGGGCGAGGCCTTGGCGCTCGCGGGCACCGCCACCGTCGAACTGGCCGAGGGCCGCACCGACCGGGCAATGGCGCTGCTGCGCCAGGCGTCCGAGCTGCGCGGCATCCGCGAAGACGACCCGACCCTCGGGGATCTGGTCTACCCGCTCGCCAAGGCGCACCTGGCCGCCGGCGATCGCGAGGAGGCGGCGCGCCTCTTGGCTCCGGCGCTCGCGTACCTCGAAGACCGGGGCTACATGTACCGGCTCGTGCAGGTGCTCTTCGACCTGGCGCGGGCGACCGGCGACGGCCGCCACCTGGCCCGCGCCCGCGAACTCGGCGAGCGCCACGGCTACCAGCACCTCATCGCCCGCGAGTCGGCGGAGGCCGTCCCGGCGGTGACCGCCGCCGAACCCGCGGCGCCGGCGATTGCCATCCGCACCTTCGGCGCGTTCCGCGTGGAAATCGACGGCCGGGAAATCGGCGCCAAGGAATGGCGCGGCTTCAAGACCAAGCAGATCCTCGCCTACCTGCTGTGCAACCGCCGCGGCGCGACCAAGGACGAGCTCTCGGAACTGTTCTACTCCGATCAGGACACCACGCGGTCGGCCATCCACGTGCTCATCTCGCGGCTCCGCCAGGCGCTCGAACCCGGGCTGGACAAGACGCAGACGTCGCGCTTCGTGCGCTTCGTGGGCGGGCGCTACGTCTTCAACTTCGATATCGCCTACTGGTGGGACGTGCGCGAGTTCGAGTATCACCTCGGGCGCGGGCGCGACGCCGGGTTGCCGGCCGAGGAGCGCGGCGAGGCCCTGCGCCGGGCGGTCGAACTCTACACCGGGCCGCACCTGGCCGAGTTCCAGCTCGAGGCCTGGTGCCAGGTCGAGTCCGAGCACTACCGCCGCAAGGTGGAGGGCGCATTCGAACTTCTGCTGGCCGAGGCGGGCCGGGCCGGGCGGCACGACCAGCAACTCGAACTCGCCGAGCGCCACCTGGCGCTGGACGCCACGTCCGAGCGGGCGCACCAGGCCAAGATCGCCGCCCTGGCGGGCCTGGGGCACCGCGACGCGGCGCTGCGCCACTACCAGACCATGGAGCAGATCCTGGCCAAGGAACTGGGCCTCAAGCCCAGCGAGGACACGGTCGCCCTGCACCGGCGCATCCTGGCCGGCCAGGCCTGA
- a CDS encoding addiction module protein, translating to MSGQADKLFEDAQALPNEERAILALQLLDSVGEAEPEIERAWRDEVQRRLADVDAGHAALASWDEARRRIFASE from the coding sequence ATGAGCGGGCAAGCTGACAAGCTTTTCGAGGATGCTCAAGCGCTTCCGAACGAGGAGCGCGCAATTCTCGCACTACAGTTGCTCGACAGCGTCGGAGAGGCAGAGCCGGAAATCGAGCGCGCGTGGCGAGACGAGGTTCAGCGCCGTCTCGCCGATGTCGACGCGGGTCATGCCGCGCTTGCTTCCTGGGATGAGGCCAGGCGGCGAATCTTCGCTTCCGAGTAG
- a CDS encoding type II toxin-antitoxin system RelE/ParE family toxin, with the protein MHRWRRPPCLRPIGARSFERRYQSALDECIEAVAADPERFPEVAPGVRRRLVLHRFPFAVIYRIQADEVQVIAVMHLRRRPGYWRS; encoded by the coding sequence TTGCATCGGTGGCGCAGGCCTCCGTGCCTGCGTCCGATAGGCGCCAGGTCATTTGAGCGCCGCTATCAGTCGGCGCTTGATGAATGTATTGAGGCCGTCGCAGCGGACCCCGAGCGCTTTCCCGAAGTGGCGCCCGGCGTGCGCAGACGCCTGGTACTCCACCGATTCCCGTTTGCCGTGATTTATCGAATTCAGGCTGACGAGGTGCAGGTGATTGCAGTGATGCACTTGCGCCGGCGGCCCGGATACTGGCGGAGCTAA
- a CDS encoding aromatic ring-hydroxylating dioxygenase subunit alpha, which produces MRDAWYIAAAARDLGARPLARQICGVPMVLFRGRDGRPAALQDRCAHRAVALSRGRVAGGCVVCPYHGWTFDDRGACVAIPANRAEDPIPGGATVPAYPAVERDGYVWVWPAGGEARDEPFSIPHLTDRAWCWIRLEARIRNGVLNVIENFIDNPHTGYIHGGLFRQPASHLAHHTVRQVPDGVVIDIDEEARGDSLLARLLLRAGERVEHQDRYVAPATVQVAYTFGPRRRAIGWQFCTPVAEDETHVFVHVTWSAGLLTPLIKPFARIAGKIILAQDKDILDHQGEQLRRFGPQATFCSTAADTANLWIAGYLRRLRDGEAAARDHEKRVTFRV; this is translated from the coding sequence ATGAGAGACGCCTGGTACATCGCCGCCGCGGCGCGAGATCTCGGGGCCAGGCCCCTGGCAAGGCAGATCTGCGGGGTGCCCATGGTGCTGTTCCGCGGGCGGGACGGCCGGCCGGCGGCGCTGCAGGATCGCTGCGCACACCGGGCGGTGGCGCTGTCGCGCGGCCGGGTGGCCGGCGGTTGCGTGGTCTGCCCGTACCACGGCTGGACCTTCGACGATCGCGGGGCTTGCGTGGCGATCCCCGCCAACCGGGCCGAGGACCCGATCCCCGGCGGCGCGACGGTGCCGGCCTATCCCGCCGTGGAGCGGGACGGGTACGTCTGGGTGTGGCCGGCCGGCGGCGAAGCGCGGGACGAGCCGTTTTCCATCCCGCACCTGACCGACCGGGCCTGGTGCTGGATCCGCCTGGAGGCCCGCATCCGCAACGGCGTCCTGAACGTCATCGAGAACTTCATCGACAACCCGCACACCGGCTACATCCACGGCGGCCTGTTCCGGCAGCCGGCATCGCACCTGGCGCACCACACCGTGCGGCAGGTGCCCGACGGCGTGGTCATCGACATCGACGAGGAAGCCAGGGGCGACAGCCTGTTGGCGCGGCTGCTGCTGCGGGCGGGCGAACGCGTGGAGCACCAGGACCGCTACGTCGCGCCCGCGACCGTGCAGGTGGCCTACACCTTCGGGCCGCGCCGCCGCGCCATCGGCTGGCAGTTCTGCACGCCGGTCGCCGAGGACGAGACCCACGTCTTCGTGCACGTCACCTGGAGCGCCGGCCTCCTGACGCCGCTGATCAAGCCCTTCGCCCGCATCGCCGGCAAGATCATCCTGGCCCAGGACAAGGACATCCTCGATCACCAGGGCGAGCAGTTGCGACGCTTCGGCCCGCAGGCCACCTTCTGCTCGACGGCGGCCGACACGGCCAACCTGTGGATCGCCGGCTACCTGCGCCGCTTGCGCGACGGCGAGGCCGCGGCCCGCGACCACGAGAAACGGGTCACGTTCCGCGTGTAA
- a CDS encoding alpha/beta fold hydrolase — protein MSGGETQARSGAMLPDAVVPGATLGAGETPAVPGAAVPGVVGPGVVGPGVVGPGSAPPAALAAFEPTAFEPHPRLAHAHLQTIFGELWPRRLPALHDAWRAACRREILTLPDGDRVVAYFHLHPDDPGRQRPVVLHLHGLEGSAEASYQRGLSAKTFAAGFHSVRLNFRNCGDHEELARGFYFGARTEEVESALGHLHRDWGFERILCTGVSLGGNMLLHYLADVGDRPPPWLVGAAAVSPPIEMSDTCEALAQGWNRIYDLFFMALLYRKLARKVRLSPGGDEIRPYLRICRGVRSLREFDERITAPLGGYESGAAYYRAGSSGPRLDFIRVPTLIVHAQDDPFLPFAMFERHGERIAGNPWLRTAFPRHGGHVGFWSAPGYPRPEPWCDERWSENEAVRFLRAIS, from the coding sequence ATGAGCGGGGGCGAGACGCAGGCGCGCTCGGGCGCCATGCTCCCGGACGCTGTCGTCCCGGGCGCCACGCTCGGGGCCGGCGAGACGCCGGCGGTCCCAGGCGCTGCCGTCCCGGGCGTTGTCGGCCCGGGCGTTGTCGGCCCGGGCGTTGTCGGCCCGGGCTCCGCGCCGCCCGCGGCCCTCGCGGCTTTCGAGCCTACCGCCTTCGAGCCGCATCCGCGCCTCGCGCACGCTCACCTGCAGACCATCTTCGGCGAACTGTGGCCCCGGCGCCTGCCGGCGCTGCACGACGCCTGGCGGGCGGCGTGCCGGCGCGAGATCCTGACCTTGCCCGACGGGGACCGGGTCGTCGCCTACTTCCACCTGCACCCCGACGATCCCGGCCGGCAACGCCCGGTGGTGCTGCACCTGCACGGCCTGGAGGGGAGCGCCGAAGCCTCATACCAGCGCGGGCTCTCCGCCAAGACCTTTGCAGCCGGCTTCCACTCGGTGCGCCTCAACTTCCGCAACTGCGGCGACCACGAGGAACTCGCCCGGGGCTTCTACTTCGGCGCCCGCACCGAGGAGGTCGAATCGGCCCTCGGCCACCTGCATCGCGACTGGGGCTTCGAACGCATCCTGTGCACCGGCGTCTCGCTGGGCGGGAACATGCTCCTGCACTACCTGGCCGACGTGGGCGATCGCCCGCCGCCGTGGCTCGTGGGCGCGGCCGCGGTCTCGCCGCCGATCGAGATGAGCGATACCTGCGAGGCGCTGGCGCAAGGCTGGAACCGCATCTACGACCTGTTCTTCATGGCCTTGCTCTACCGCAAGCTGGCGCGCAAGGTGCGCCTTTCTCCGGGCGGCGACGAGATCCGGCCCTACCTGCGGATCTGCCGCGGGGTACGCAGCCTGCGAGAGTTCGACGAGCGGATCACGGCCCCCCTGGGAGGCTACGAGAGCGGCGCGGCCTACTACCGGGCCGGCTCGTCGGGCCCGCGCCTGGATTTCATCCGGGTGCCGACGCTGATCGTCCACGCGCAGGACGATCCCTTCTTGCCGTTTGCGATGTTCGAACGCCACGGCGAGCGCATCGCCGGCAATCCCTGGCTCAGGACGGCCTTCCCGCGGCACGGCGGCCACGTCGGCTTCTGGTCGGCTCCCGGCTACCCGCGCCCGGAGCCGTGGTGCGACGAGCGGTGGTCGGAGAACGAAGCCGTCAGGTTCCTTCGGGCCATTTCCTGA
- a CDS encoding S8 family serine peptidase — MAKIRGAAFVALTLAGCGVAQTLPLGTQGGAMVDGQAVPGELIVQVKPGARFAPQGQVGQSLDLGEAGTFYLTRGQAGQTGSLAKNPDIVGVQPNRFVQLPITPAAPNLPALAVPESNDPLYGKQWYLPHIATDRAWGVTRGKGVVAAVVDTGVDYDHPDLAGNMVSKGKSFAGGKDGKDVFGHGTHVAGIIAATMNNGQGVAGVAPEAGILPVTVLGANGGGNLFAIAGGIKYAADYGKNNKVKVVINLSLGGPAVADPISKAAGWYASGKGALLIAAAGNSSTAVGTPARIKEYFMAVSATDNKDAKANFSNFGPEISVGAPGVDIMNTTPTYDCPLNEHGYAKNYAALRGTSMATPVVAGVAALVWAKNPGWDWKQVRAHLEKTSKDLGTPGHDTHFGHGLVQAGAALGL; from the coding sequence ATGGCGAAAATTCGTGGGGCGGCTTTTGTTGCGTTGACGCTCGCCGGCTGCGGCGTGGCTCAGACCCTGCCGCTGGGCACCCAGGGCGGCGCCATGGTCGATGGCCAGGCCGTTCCGGGAGAGCTCATCGTCCAGGTCAAGCCGGGCGCCCGGTTCGCGCCCCAGGGGCAGGTCGGCCAGTCGCTGGATCTCGGCGAGGCCGGCACGTTCTACCTCACGCGCGGCCAGGCCGGCCAGACCGGGTCGCTCGCCAAGAACCCCGACATCGTCGGCGTGCAGCCCAATCGCTTCGTGCAACTGCCCATCACCCCCGCCGCGCCGAACCTCCCGGCCCTCGCGGTGCCCGAGAGCAACGATCCGCTGTACGGCAAGCAGTGGTACCTCCCCCACATCGCCACGGATCGTGCCTGGGGCGTGACGCGCGGCAAGGGCGTCGTGGCCGCGGTCGTCGACACCGGCGTCGATTACGACCACCCGGACCTCGCCGGCAACATGGTCAGCAAGGGCAAGTCCTTCGCGGGCGGCAAGGACGGCAAGGATGTCTTCGGCCACGGCACCCACGTGGCGGGCATCATCGCCGCCACGATGAACAACGGCCAAGGCGTCGCCGGCGTGGCCCCCGAGGCCGGCATCCTGCCGGTCACGGTGCTCGGCGCCAACGGCGGCGGCAATCTCTTCGCCATCGCCGGCGGCATCAAGTACGCCGCCGATTACGGCAAGAACAACAAGGTCAAGGTCGTGATCAACCTTTCGCTGGGTGGCCCGGCCGTCGCCGATCCGATCTCGAAGGCCGCCGGCTGGTACGCCAGCGGCAAGGGCGCCCTGCTGATCGCCGCCGCCGGCAACAGCAGCACCGCCGTCGGGACCCCGGCCCGCATCAAGGAGTACTTCATGGCCGTCTCGGCGACCGACAACAAGGATGCCAAGGCCAACTTCTCCAACTTCGGCCCGGAGATCTCGGTCGGCGCCCCCGGCGTGGACATCATGAACACGACCCCCACCTACGACTGCCCGCTCAACGAGCACGGCTACGCCAAGAACTACGCCGCCCTCCGCGGCACGTCGATGGCCACCCCGGTGGTCGCCGGCGTCGCGGCCCTGGTCTGGGCCAAGAACCCCGGCTGGGACTGGAAGCAGGTGCGGGCGCACCTGGAGAAGACGTCGAAGGACCTGGGCACCCCGGGCCACGACACCCACTTCGGGCATGGGCTGGTGCAGGCTGGGGCCGCGTTGGGACTCTAG